Part of the Trueperaceae bacterium genome is shown below.
GGACGGGGCGCCCCCGACCCTGCTCGAGGACGGCCCCTGGCGGCTCCGAACCCCCCGACCGGGGGACCGCATCCGCCTCCCCGGCGGGACGCGCACCGTGCGCGACGTGCTGCGCGACGCCGGTATCCCTCGCGAAGCGCGGGATGCCGTCCGGGTCCTGGCGCGCGGCGACCGGGTCGGGTGGATCGACGGCGTCGCCATCGCCGAGGGGCACGACCCCGACGCCGTCGATCCCGACCGCGCGTTCATGCGTCGCGCGCTGGCGCTCGCCAAGGCGGCCGCCGCGGCGGGGGAGACGCCCGTCGGGGCGGTCGTGGTTCGCGACGGCGTCGTGCTGGGGGAGGGCCGCAACGCGCGGGAGGCGGACGCCGACCCGACCGGTCACGCCGAACTCGTCGCGATGCGCGCCGCGGCACGCCGCGACGGCGACTGGCGCTTGGCCGGCGCGACGCTGTACGTCACGCTCGAACCGTGCCCCATGTGCGCCGGCGCGGCGCTGGAGACGCACCTCGCCCGCGTCGTGTACGGCGCGCCCAACCCCCGCGACGGGGCGTTCGGCAGCGTCGTCGACCTGAGCGCCGGGGCGTTCAAACGCGTGCCGGAGGTCCGGGGCGGCGTCCTCGCGCGCGAGGCCGCCGCCCCGCTCGCGCCGTTCTTCGCCGCACGCCGGCGGTAGCGTCGGCCCCGCCGGCGCGAACGGGGTCCCGCCGGCCGCGCGGGTATGATCCCCCGGAATGAACATCCGCAACTTCTCGATCATCGCGCACGTGGATCACGGCAAGTCCACGCTCGCCGACCGCATCCTCGAGCTCACGCAGAGCGTCGACGAACGCGAGCGGCGCGACCAGATGCTCGACACCCTCGAGCTCGAGCGCGAGCGCGGCATCACCATCAAGGCGACCGCCATGCGGATCTACTACACCGCCGAGGACGGCGAGACGTACCTGTTCAACCTCATCGACACGCCCGGGCACGTCGACTTCAACTACGAAGTCAGCCGCGCCCTCCGCGCGTGCGAGGGGGTCCTGCTCGTCATCGACGCCAGCCAGGGCGTCGAGGCGCAAACCATCCAGAACGCCTTCCTCGCGATCGAGAACGGCCTCGAGGTCCTCCCCGTCGTCAACAAGATCGACCTCCCCAACGCCGACGTCGCCAGCGCCACGGCGGAGCTCGAGGAGATCGTCGGCGTCCCCGCCGACGACGCGGTCGCGGTGTCGGCGAAGTCCGGCGAGAATGTCGCGGCGATCCTCGAGGGGATCGTCCGGCACCTCCCGCCCCCCCAGGGGGATGCGGACGGTCCGCTGCGCTGCCTGATCTTCGACGCCGTGTTCGATCCCTACCAGGGGGTCGTGACCTTCGTGCGGGTCCTCGACGGTCGCGTGAAGGCCGGCGACCGCATCGAGGTCCTGTCCACCGGCGCGACGTTCGAGGTGGACAAGGTCGGCTTCTTCAAGCCCGAACCGACCGTCAGCGACGACCTGTCCGCCGGCGAGGTCGGCTGGATCACCGCCGGCATCAAGGACATCGCGCAAACGCAGATCGGGGACACGCTGACGTCGCCCGAACGGCGCAGCGACGCGCCGGTCCCCGGCTTCAAGCCGGCCCGCCCGGTCGTGTTCAGTGGGCTGTACCCCACCGACACCGAGGACTACCCGAAGCTCCGCGAAGCCCTCGAGAAGTTGGGCCTCAACGACGCCGCCTTCACGTTCGAACCCGAAACGAGCGATGCGCTCGGGTTCGGCTTCCGCTGCGGGTACCTGGGCCTGCTTCACGCCGACATCGTGCAGGCCCGCCTCGAACGCGAGTACGGCCTTTCGTTGATCGCGACGGCGCCGGCGGTCGTCTACCACGTCGACACGACGGCGGGGGAGACGATCGCGGTGCACAACCCCTCGACGTTGCCGCCCCCCACCGAGATCGCCGCGACGCGCGAGCCGTGGGTCCGCCTCAGCGTCTACGTCCCCGAAGCCTTCGTGGGCAACGCCATGCAGCTCATCCAGGAGAAGCGCGGGGAACTGAAGGACATGGTGTATCACGGCCGGCGGGTGGAGCTCCGCTACGACGTGCCGTTCGGGGAGATCCTCTACGACTTCCACGACCGCCTCAAGAGCCTCACGAAGGGCTACGCCTCCATGGATTACGAGCCGATCGGGGAGCGCGAGGAGGCGCTCGTGAAGATCGACGTGCTCGTCAACGAAGAGCCGGTCGACGCGTTGTCGTTCATCGCGCACCGCGACAAGGCGTACGAGGTCGGTCGGAAGATCGTCGACCGGATGGCGGAGGTCATCCCCCGCCAGATGTTCGCCGTCCCCGTCCAGGCGGCGATCGGCGGCAAGATCCTGGCGCGCGCCACCGTCCGCGCCTTCCGGAAGGACGTCACCGCGAAGTGCTACGGCGGCGACATCACCCGGAAACGCAAGCTCCTCGAGAAACAGAAGAAGGGCAAGGACCGCATGAAGCAGCTCGGGACCGTCGAGGTGCCCCAAGAGGCGTTCCTGGCCGTGCTGTCCAGCGACGACTGAGGGGTGCCCCCCGGCCCGCGTCCCGGTCCCCGGCTCGGGCGTCGCCCCACGCCGCTAGCCTCACCCCATGCGCCGCCGCACCCCGAAGGGCGTGACGCTCCTCGAGACGCTGCTCGTCCTCGCCCTCCTCGCCCTCCTCGCCGCGAGCGCCGCCCGCGCCTGGACGCCGACCGCCGCCGAACGCGCCGCTCGGGCGTACGCCGCCGACGTCCGCGCGCTCCGCGCCGCCGCGATCGCGGGCGGGACCGGCGCCATCCGGTGGGCGCCCGACGCGGGACGGTTCCTCGTGTGGCGCGGCGGTCCCGACCTCGCGGCGCACGTCGGGGAGGCGCGGTCCGCCACCGACCGCGTCGCGCCGCCGGCCGGCGTGGCGGTCGTCCGCACGTTGCGTGACGGCGTCCGTTGGACGCCCGACGGCTCCGGTCGCGCCTTCGCGGGGGGCGGCGTCTACGGTGGACGCGTCCGCTTCGCCGGACCGCACGCGACGTGGGACGTCGTCGTCGCCAGCTCCGGCCGGCTCCGCCTCGCGGAGGTCGCGCCGTGACCCCGCGCAGCGCGTCGTGGCGGGCCGGCCTCGGCCTCGTCGAGGTGCTCGTCGCGCTCGCGCTGTGGACGCTGTTCGCGACCGCCGTCGGGACGCTCCTGCTCGCCGCGCAGGACGCGACGCGCGCCGCAAGCGCGCTGGAGGCGGCGACCGCGACGCGGACCGCCCTCCGGCACGAGGGGCGCACCGCGTGGGCCGACCTCCCGGCCTGCCCCGAGGGCGCCCCGGCCTCCCGCCTCTGCGTCCGTACCGACGTGCGGTGCGACGTCGCCGCCCCCGACGGGCCATGCGACGGGGGGGCGTTGCACCACGTCCGCCTCGAGGGTCCGGACCTCGCTCCGCCCCTCGACGTGTGGCGGTACCGCCCGTGAGGCGTCCCCCCACCGCCGGCCTGACGCTGCTCGAGACGCTCGTCGCCGCCGCGGCGTTCGCGGTCTTCACCCTCCTCCTCGCCCCGCTCGCCACCGCCGCCGTCCGCTTCGGGGGCGGCGTCGCGGACGACGTCGCGGCGGCGACCCGAGCCCGCCTCGCCGCCGACCTCGTACGCTCGGAACTCCGCCTCGCCGGGCGCGCCGTGCCGGGCGACGGGCTGGAGCTGCACCGCGCCTTCGGTCCCGGCGGCGATGCGCTCCGCATCCGCTACACCGCCGACCGCGCCCGGGTCGAGACGAAGGACGTCCACCGCGACCTGTACGCCGCGCGGGACGGCCGGGGGCGATGGACGCTGTACGTCCGCCCGGTCGGGGGGCGGGCCCGCCCCTGGCTGCTGGGGGTCGAACGCCTGCACGTCGCCGCCGTCCGGACGGCCGACGGCGTCCTCCGGACGCGGGACGACGGTCCGTGGCGGGCGGTGCGCGCCGTCCGGGTCGATCTCGCGTTCGTCGACGCCCCCCCGACGTCGGTGTGGGTCGCGTGGGGCCGCAGCGTCGACCTGCGGCCCTCGCCGTGAGGCGCCGCGACGGGGCCGCGCTGGCCCTCGCGCTGTTGCTGGGGACGGCGCTCACCGCCGCCGCGACGGCGACGTGGCGCCTCGCGCACGTCGACCTGGCGGGCGCGCGGTACGCGCACGCCGCGACCCTGGCCCGCGAGGCGGCCGACGCGCACGCCGCGGGGTACCGCGCAGTCCTGCGTCACGCCGCCGCCCCTCGCGACGCGGCGTCCGCCGGACCGCCGTCGCGGGCGAGCGTCCGCGCGAGCGTGGAGCGGATGGAGGTGCACGGCCTCCCGGGCGGCACGCTCGTCCGGTGGGAGGGCACCTCGGACGGGGACGGCTGGCGGGTCGACGCGGAGGTCGAGGTGCGACGCGGGCGGGCGGTGGCGCGCGCCACCGTGCGTGCCGCGGCGCCCTGACGCGGTATCGTCCCGCGTGTCGCTACGAGCCCGTTTGAGCGCCGCCCTGTTGGCGGCCGGTCGACCGGTCCCCACCCCCGAACTGGCGAAGGCGTTGGAGGTCTCCCCGGACGCGGTGGAGGAGGCGACCCGCGACCTGCAAGCCACCCTCGACGACGCCGAACTCGGCCTGCGGGTGGAGGAGGTGGCGGGCGGCTACCGCCTCGTCGTCCACCCGTCGGTCGTGCCGGACCTCCACGGGTTCCTCGCGCCCCCGCCGCTTCCGCACCTGAGCGACGCCGCGATCGAGACGTTGGCGTTGGTCGCGTACCACCAACCGATCACGCGCGGCGACCTCGAGGCCGCCCGGGGTGCGTCGTGCAGCTCGACGCTGGAGACGCTCCAGGAGCGCGAACTCGTGAAGGTCGTGGGCCGCAAGGACGTGATCGGGCGCCCCCTGTTGTACGGCACGACGGAGCGGTTCCTCGTCGAGTTCGGCCTCGCCCGCCTCGAGGACCTGCCGGCGCTCGAGGACGGCCCCGAAGGCTTCCTGCGGGGGTGAGGGGGCGCTACCCGCCGGCGTGCGGGACGTCGCCCCGCGCGATCGCCTCGATCGCCGCCCGGTAGCCCACCGGCCCCAAACCGGTGATGCTGCCGGCGCACACCGGCGCCAGGAGGCTCTCGTGTCGGAACGCCTCGCGGGCGTGGACGTTCGACAGGTGCACCTCGATCACGGGGACGGGGATCGCGGCGATCGCGTCGCGCAACGCGACCGACGTGTGGGTGTACCCCCCAGCGTTCAGGACGACGCCGTCGACGCCGTCCGGCACCGCGTCGTGCAACCCATCGATCAGGGTGCCCTCGTCGTTCGATTGGGTGCAGCGGACCTCCGCGCCGTGCGCCGCGCCCCACGCGACGCACGCCGCATCGAGCTCCGCGAGGGTCGTGGGTCCGTAGACGTCGGGCTCGCGCCGCCCCAACGCCGCCAAGTTCGGGCCGTTCATCACCAGGATCTTCACGAGGCACCGTTCCTTTCCGTGCGGGGGGCCGCCCCTCCGTCGTCGCGCAGGGTCGCGACGTCCGCCGCGAACGCCCGCCAGGCCGCCTCCTGCGTCGCGACCGGGACGTCCCCCACCAACCGGGCGGCGCCCGGCCGTTCGGCCAGCACCCAACGCACCGCCCCCTCGCGGTTCTTCTTGTCGCGCAGCAGGTACGCCGCGAGGTCCGGCCAGGCGACGTCCGGTGGGGGGGCGGGCGCGACGCGCCGCACCAACCGCCGGGCGGCGTCCCGCCAGTCGTCCGCTGCGGAGGGGGCGAGATGCAGGTGCGAGAGGTGCGCGGCGTACAGGAGCCCCCACGCGACCGCCTCACCGTGCGTCAGGGCGTGCCCCGACGCCGCCTCGAGGGCGTGCCCCACGGTGTGCCCCAGGTTCAACGTCGCCCGCGCGCCCCCGGTCTCGTGCGCGTCGCGCGCGACGACGTCCGCCTTGACGCGGACCGACGCGGCGACCCACGCCGCCCACGCGTCCGGCGTGGCGTCGGGCCCGAACGCGCCGTCGAGCACGGCGGCGAGGAGGGCCGGGTCGGCCAACAGGCCGTGCTTGGCGACCTCGACGAGGCCCTCGGTGAACGCCGCCTCCGGCAGCGTCGCGAGTGCGCCGACGTCCATCAGCACCGCCCGCGGCTGCCAGAACGCACCGACGAGGTTCTTGCCCTCGGGCAGATCGAGGCCGGTCTTGCCCCCGATCGCGGCGTCCGCCATCGCCAGGAGGCTCGTGGGGACGTTCACCCACGCGACGCCCCGCAGGTAGCTCGCGGCGACGAAGCCGGCGAGGTCGCCGGTCACGCCGCCCCCGACCGCGACGACGGTCGCGCTGCGGTCGAGGGGGACCTGCGCGAGGCGGCGCAGGAGCGCTTCCCACGTCGCGACCGACTTGCTCGCTTCGCCCGGCGCCACCGCGAGGCGGACGACGCGGCGTCCGTCGGCGCGCAACGCCGTCGCGACCGCGTCTCCGTGCGGCGACGCGACGTTCGCGTCCTCCAGGATCGCGGCGTCGCCCGGCACGTACCGCGCGACGTCCGCCGCGACGCCCACCCCGATCCGGACGGGGTACGGCGGATCGACGCGGACGTCGACCGTGACGCTCACGCGTCGCGCTCCGTCGCGGGCGCCGCGTCCCCGCGGGCGCCGGCGGGCGGGTCGGGGTCCCGCCGCGCCAACGCCGGGTGCGCGGCCGCCCACGTGGTCAGTTTCGCGACGATCTCCTCGACGACGTCCTCGGCCTCCCGGTCGTCGCCCGACACCCGGATCGAGGCGGCGGCGTCGTACGCGGGCGCGCGTTCGGCGAGCAACGTCCGGATGCGGTCGGTGGGGTCGCCGACCTCGAGGAGGGGACGCTTGTGGCGCCGCGTGCGTTTGTAGATCGTTTCGGGGCTCGCCTGCAGCACGACGACCGGTCCTCGCCCCCGCAGCAGCTCGCGGTTGCGGGGCCGAACGACCGTCCCCCCGCCGGTGCTGACGACCACGTCCTGCAGCCGGAGCGTGCGGCGCACGACCTCGGTTTCGTAGTCGCGGAACACCGCCTCGCCGTACAGGTCGAGGATCTCGGGGATCGTGAGGCAACTGACCCGCTCGATGACCTTGTCGGTATCGATGAACGTCAGGCGCAAGCGACGCGACAACTCCCAGCCGATGCGGCTCTTGCCGGTCCCCATGAAGCCCGCGAGGGCGACCCAGCGCACGGGGCGGACGTCGTCCGCTCCGGAGGGCGCGGGGGCGGGCCGGGTCACCCGACGTACGCCTCCACCGCGGCGCGGTGCGCGGCGACCCGCTCACGAATCTCGGCGACGGTGTCCGCCCCGAACTTCTCCATCAGGGCGTCGGCCAGCACGAGCGACGCCATCGCCAGCAGCACGATCGAGGCGGCCGGCACGGCGGTCGTGTCGCTGCGTTCGCGGGCGGCGTCCACCGCCTGGCCGGAGACGACGTCGACGCTCGGGAGGGGCTGCATCAGCGTCGCGATCGGTTTCATGGCCGCGCGGACCACGAGCTCCTCGCCGGTGGTGATGCCGCCCTCCAGGCCGCCCGCGCGGTTCGTGCGGCGTTCCGGCGCTCCGCCGCCGGGGTACAGCGCATCGTGCACGTCGCTGCCCGGCACCGTCGCGGCGCGCCAGCCGTCCCCGATCTCCACGCCCTTCATCGCTTGGATGCTCATCGCCGCCTGCGCCAGCCGCCCGTCCAACTTCCGGTCCCACTGCGTGTGACTCCCGAGCCCGACGGGCACCCCCCGGAAGCGCGCCTCGATCACGCCCCCGAGCGTGTCGCCACGCGCCTTCGCGGCGTCGATCGCGTCGGTGATGGCGTCCTGCGCGTCGACGTCGAAACTGCGGATGGGGCTCTCGTCCAACGCGTCGAGGCGATCCCAGTCCATGCCGCCGTCGCAGTCGATCCCCCCGAGCGACACGACGCGAGCGGCACCCTCGACGCCGGCCTCCTCCAGCAGCCGGAGGGCGACGGCGCCCCCCGCGACCCGCGACGCGGTCTCGCGGGCGCTGGCGCGCTCGAGGACGTCGCGCAGGTCCTTGTGGCCGTACTTGATGCCGCCCGCCAGGTCGGCGTGGCCGGGCCGCGCCTCGTGCAGGGCGCGCTTCCGGGGTTCCCCGCCGGGTTCGGGTGCCATGACCTCCTGCCACGTCCCCCAATCGCGGTTCTCGATCTGCAGGCTCAGGGGGGCGCCCGTCGTGCGGCCGGCGCGGACGCCGGCCAGGATGCGGACCGCGTCGCGCTCGATCGCTTGGCGTCGCCCGCGCCCGTAGCCGCCCTGGCGGCGCCGCAACCACGGGTCGACGTCGCGTTCGGCGACGAGGTCGAGGCCGGCGGGAACGCCGTCGAGCAGGATCGTCAGGGCGGGACCGTGCGACTCGCCGGCGGAGAGGTAGCGAAGCATGCCGGGAGGCTACCACGCACGCCGTCCTGGACGCCCCTCGAGGCGGCCGACCGGAGCCCCTCAGTCGATGCGGTCGGCCCGCACGATCAACAGCAACTCCGTCTCCTGGCGGTCGGTTTCCGTCGTGCCGAACAGGCCCCCGATCGCCGGGAGGCGCCCGAGGACCGGGATGCGGCGCTCGTTACGCGTGAAGGTGCTTTCGAACAGGCCGCCCATCAGGACCGTTTGGCCGGGATCGACGGTGACGGTCGAGTTCACCGAGTCGTCGGCGATGTTCACCAGCGTCGGGCTTTCCTCGATCAGGTCGGAGATGCCCGCCTCGATCGCCAACGTGATGCGTCCGTCCGCCGCGACGCGCGGCGTGACGGTGACGTTCACGCCGTAGTCCACCGTCAACTCGACCGGGTCGCCGTCCGCGTTCGTGACGATCAACGTCAGTTCCCCGCCCGACCGAAGCGAGGCCGGTTCGTTGTTCAGCACCGTCAGCGTCGATTCGTCCACGCGCCGCGCCAGGTTCTGGCTTTCCAGCGTGTCGAGGACCGCGACGACGTTCAGGTCCGCGATGGCGCGCTGCGCGTCGAACAGGAACTCGAGGCCGGTATCGAGCAGGGTCGTCGCGACGTTCCCACGCGCCGCGGTCAGGTCCAGCCCGAAGGTCTCCACGACGCTGCGGTTGACCTCCTGGATGCGGACGTTCACCGCGACCTGCGGTTGTTCGCGGTCCAACGTCGGGAGGAGCTCCGCGATGCGGGTTTGGACGCGGGGTGCGGCGGTCACGATCAACGCGTTCGTGCGGGCGTCGGGCGCGACGGTGAAGGCGGCGTCGGCATCGGACCCGCTCACCGCGAAGTCGCTGGCGCGCAGGACGTCCGCCAACGCGTCGGCGGAGGCGTTGTCCAGTTCGTACACGCGTTGTTCGACCTGCGCCGCGGCGCTGGAGCCGTCGGCGGGGGGGAGCCCCACTTGACGCCGGAACCCGGCCAACGCGTCGGGCGGACCGACCACGATCACGTCGTTGGCGTCCAGGACGTAATCGAGGTCGTGTAGGCTCATCACCAACGCCCACACCTGCCGGAACGGCTTGGGGTCGCTCACGTCGTACCGCACGACCGTGTCGCTCACGCCGTCGACGATGGGGGTCAGGCCGACGGCGCGGGCGAGGGCGGCGACCATCACGTCGAGCGCCTCGCCGTTCCCGTCGGTGGACAGCGCGACCGGTTGGTCGAAGCGCGGGTCGTCCGGCGGCAGCGTCGCGGTCTGCGCGAACGCCGTCGCGACGAGCGCGAGGAGGGCCGTGAGGAGGAGTACGCGTCGTTTCATGATCACCGCCTGGGATCCAGAGTCAGGACGTGCGTGGCGTCCCCGAGCGCGAAGGTGGCGGTCCGGCCACCCACGTCGGCGAGCACGATGTCGCTCCCCGGGAGCGACTGGCCGAGAGCGAGCACGACGGGTGCGGGGTCGCCCGCCATGCGGAACACGCCGACGCCGACCGACCCGACCACCGAGCCGGTGAAGCGGACGCCGGCGGCGTCGAGGGTCGGGGCGAGGGTGCCGTCGGTGGTCGTGGCGAGGCCGCCCCCTCCGGACGTTCCGAGGAGGTCCGGCGACGTCGCCGCCGCCCCCTGCGGCAGGGTCGGCGTCCCGGCGGCGTCCGTGGGGACGGTGGCGCTCGGGAGGCCGGGGCTGGGCACGGCGGCGCTCGCGCCGCCGTCCGAACCGCTTCGTGCGGCCGGCCCGGGGTCGGTGCGGGGGCGCTGGAGGAGGGTGGGGGATGAGGCCAGCATCCGCCCCGGGAGCGCCCGCCGTGGGGTCGCGGCGTCGGGCGTGGCGGGCACGGTCGGCGCCGGCAGGGCCCGCGCCACGTCGGGGTCGGGGTCGGTGGGGTCGTCGGTCGGGCTGGCGCCGCTCGCGGCGTCCCCGACGCCGGCCGCGACGGAGGCGAACGGGTTGAGGCGGGTGGCGCGCGCGACGGCGTCGCTCGCGGAGAGCGCGGGGTCGGGCACGTCGCCGAGCACGCCCTCTTCGGTGTCGGCGTCGCCCGCGGCGGCGTCGGCCTCGGCGTCGCTCGGCGTCGGCGTCGCGGGGAACGTCGCGAGCTCCACGTCGCGCGCGACGATCCGTGGCGACGGTGCGTCGCCTCCGTCCTGCGAGGGGAGGGCGACGACGTCGACGTCGGATGGGCCGTCCGCCGCCTCGCGAGGGGCGGCCGCGGGGGGTGCGGGGTCGGCGTCGGCCCCGCGGGAGGCCGGCGACCCGTCGTTCGTTTCCCCGTCGCTCGTTTCCGGGGCGTTCGCCGCAGAATCGTTCGGGGCCACGTCCGCGGTGGTGGGGGCCGGCGGGCCCAGCCCGCCGCCGGCGAGGTTCACCCACACGAAGGCGGCGACGGCGAGCAGCAGCAGGCCGAGCAGGATCCGCGAGGTCCTCGAGAGGGTCACGGCGTCGCCTCCGCGCGGGCGTCCGCGGGAACGCCGGCGTTCGCGTCCGCCGCCGGCCCGGTGTAGACGAAGACCGTCACGCCGAACGACGCATCGAGGGTCGGGTCGGCCGCCGCGGCGCCGGAGCGGAAGGCGACCCGGTCGACGCGCGTGAAGCGTTCGAGGCGTTCGAGTTCCCCGAGGAACGCCATCGTCGCGCCGTACGTCCCTTCGCTGGCGACGTCGAAGGCGAGCGCGCGGACGTCCGGCTGCACGTCGGCGCGGACGCCCCCCTGCGCGAGGCGGGTGAGGCTCACGCCGCTCGCGTCGGCGCTGCGGCGCAGCGCCACGAGCAGGTCCGCGACGTCGCTCTCGCGAGGGAGTTGCGCGAGGAACGCCGCGCGGGCCGTATCGAGCGCCTCGATCTCCGCCTGCACCTGCGGCAGGCGGGTGCGGGCGCGTTCCGCGCGGGCGACGTCCGCGCGCAGCACCGCGATCTCGGATCGGGTGGCGGCGAGGTCGGCCCGCAACGGCTGGTAGGCGAGCGCGTACCAGCCGCCCGCCGCGCCGAGCGACGCGAGCGCGACGAGGATCGCGACGGTGCGGGGCGACAGCGCGGCGAGGCGGGCGCGCATCAGCGGTCCTCCGCCCCGTCGGCCGGTGCGGCGCCGTCGAGGGCGCCCACCGTCAGGCTGTAGCCGAACGTCGTAGCGTCCCCCTCGTCGCGGGTTCGGCTGGCGTTCTGGAACAGGACCCCGAAGCGGTCGTCCCCCTCGAGGTTCCCGACGAACGTGGACAGCACGTCGAGGCTGGCGGCGGTCCCGCCGATCGTCAGTTCCGCGTACACCGGGGCCCCCTCGAAGCGGGTGGGGTCCTGCGCGGGGGGCATGACCGCCTGCATCGACAGGCTGTCGAAGTCCAGGACCGGGGCGCCCCCCCGCCCGGCGGTCGGGAGGGTCGACAACAGCGCCGCGATCTCGTCGGTCCACGCGATCCGGCCGGCGGCGAGGGCGTCGCGCACGTCGGCGAGGCGTTGCAGGTCGTCGCGCCGCGCTTCGGCGCGGGCGAGGGCGTCGACCGTGGGTCGAAGCTCCACGACGCGCGCTTCGAGGGTTCGGCGTTGCGCGTCGGCGGCCTCCGCCGCCCGCCACGCCTGGACGTGGAGGGGGACGACGACCGCGGCGACGAGCAGCGGCACGAGGGCCGCGACGACCCGCCAGGTGGGCGGCTGCCGCGTCGCGCGCAGATCCTTCGGGAGGAGGTTGACGGCGATCACGGGCCCGACACCCCCCGCAAGGCGAGCCCGAGCGGCACGCCGAACTCCGGCGCCGTCGTCTCGAGGTAGGTCGCGTCGAAGCGGCGTTCGTCGACGACGACCGACAGCCACGGGTGCCCGATCCGCACGCGGATGCCGAGGGCGTCGGAGACCGCGTCGGGCAGGCCGGCGAGCTTCGCACCGCCGCCGCTGAGGAACATCCGCGCGATCGTGGCGTCCCCCGACTGCACCCGGAAGAACTCCAGGCTGCGGCGGATCTCCGTCGTGAGGTCGGTCAGGACCGGACGGAGCGCCTCGTAGACGTGTTTGGGTGGGTAGCGGTCGTCGTCGGACGCTGCGACGCTCAACAGCGACGCTTCGGCGTCGGCGTCCACCACGACCCGCCCCCGTTCGAGCTTCAGGCGTTCGGCGTCGTCGAACTCCAGACCGAAGCGGCGTTGCAGGGCGGTCGTGAAGTCGTCGCCCGACACCCCGATGTTGCGGTTCATCAACACCCGGTCGCCGCGCACCA
Proteins encoded:
- the pilO gene encoding type 4a pilus biogenesis protein PilO — translated: MRARLAALSPRTVAILVALASLGAAGGWYALAYQPLRADLAATRSEIAVLRADVARAERARTRLPQVQAEIEALDTARAAFLAQLPRESDVADLLVALRRSADASGVSLTRLAQGGVRADVQPDVRALAFDVASEGTYGATMAFLGELERLERFTRVDRVAFRSGAAAADPTLDASFGVTVFVYTGPAADANAGVPADARAEATP